The Candidatus Hydrogenedentota bacterium genome contains the following window.
GAAGTCGGCGCGGATCATACGCACATCGCCGATGACGCCATCTTGCACCCACGTAACAGCCTGGCGGACCGCAGGCAGGAAACGCGTCCACATGGCTTCCATGAGAAATAGATTGTTGCTTTTTGCGCAGGCAACCACCTTCTCCGCTTCTTGCCGGTTGATGGTGAAAGGCTTTTCACAGAGGACCGCTTTGCCTGCCTCTAAGCATAGGATGCTATTGTCCATATGCAAGGGATGGGGCGTTGCAATATAAATGACGTCCACGTCAGGATCTTGAGCAAGGGCTTCATAGCTGCCGTGACAGTTGGGGATCTGAAATGATGCGCCGAATTGGCGTGCTGTATCCATAGTGCGAGAACCCACTGCCTGCAGTACCGCGCCCCGTGCCGCTTTCAAGCCTTCCGCGAATTGCCGCGCAATGTGTCCCGTACCTAAGATACCCCAGCGAATCGTTTCCGTCATTGTTGTTTTCCTTTCTTCCTGCGTTACGCTGAATCATCGCTATTGTAATTGAGGCATTGGGCAGATGCAAAGTTGCAAGGCGGCGGCGCGTTGCAAATCTTAATCTTATGACAGCCTACCGCACTTCACGGTCTCTTTTTTGGTTGCTTTTGTGCGGGCTTCGCTTTCGTCGGGCGCGGCGCATCTTCTTCGGTTTCATCGACCGCCGGAGCAGGATAGTTCGGGGAGGCTTGCCGGACAGCGGTCATGGAGCGCTCTTGCGCTCCGTAGAGACGCCGAAACTCTTTGGATGTCAGGACGGTATCATAACCGCCCACAGACTTGTCCTCATGTTTGTTTTTGCCCGTATAGTTTAGGCTCGCATCTTCATAACGTTTAAACTTGTAAACGGCATCATTCATCAAGCCCGCATTGAACACGCCCAAAGATACGAGCAATTCAAAATCCTTTACATGGATACCGGTCACGCGCTTGAACAGATTCGGTTCCAGTTGGGTGATCACGTCCTTGAGACTGAATTCACGAAAATCGGTCAAGTACATAAAAATCGGGATGCGTGTGGCAAATTTAATAAGCTTTTCTTGGATGAATTTTCGTTTCGCATTAAAGGTTTTTTCTTCTTCCGTAAGTATTTTCTTCTCTTGTGTGTTCAGTTTCTCTTCCCGCTGCTTGGTTTCCTTCACCTTTTCAGACAGGTTGATAATGGTCTCAATATCGGTGTTCAGACTGCGAAATCCTTCAATGCTCATCAACGCAAGCATAGCCTTTTCATTGTTCATCAAACGAGAAAGCGTATCATTATCCACATTCACGAGGAGCGCACTTTCCCAGCGTCGCGCCAAAAGCGTCGCCGAAGTGCCTGCCATGGCAATATTCAACACATCCCCTGCGCTGATCTGGTTCATAGAGAAGCCATCGTAAGCGATGACGGGCAGGAAATTGATAAACTCTTCCACCTTCTTTTCAGGATTGCTTTCGTGAACATCAAGCCGGCAACTATACTCAGCGATCTGGCGCAGGGCGCGGTGAAGGGCAAAGTCAAAGATATAACATTCCTCTTTCATGATTTCTTTTTTCTCGGCGCTCACATCTACCTCCCATGGGCTTTGCACGCGGAAGGCAGCTTGAAAATAACTTTCCGGACTCGACAGATTGCGAAGCATGAAAATACCGGTCCACGGTTTCACTGTCACGCCCGTGGTCAGTTTGCCGCAGGTGAGCGTGATCGTTTTGGTTTTCAATGGGTCACCACCCATAGACTGCAGCACCGGCGGCAGCGCGGCGGCGCCAATACCGGCGCTGCTGCCTGCGCAGACATTGATCGCGTAGTCATGGAAGAAGCGATTATTCTTTTTTCGTAGTAAATTGTGCATGGCAAAGCATGACGCCACCGTAGGCAGAAACCACAGGGTGTGGGTCAAGATCGCGAGGAGCCGGTTATTGGCGTAGGGCATTTTCGGCTTTCTTGCGCCCAGCTTCAAATCATCGGTCATCGTATCCAGATAAGCGCCGCGGATAAGATCAACCCATTTTTGGACATATTCTTTATGCGTGAACTGCGCTTTCTCCTTCTCGCCCTCAGCGGCGAAAAAAAGGTTGAGATCGAACTCGTCAAACTCGCCTTCCTGCGCTATGTGCCGTATACTTTCGGGGATTTTATAGGTCATCATCACCATGCGCGGCAAGGCGGCATAAGGATTTTCAGGCGGCTCTATCCAATTCTTTTTCGCGCGCTGTTCATCGGAGTAGGTCCAGTTATAAATTTGATCTTCGATAAA
Protein-coding sequences here:
- a CDS encoding DEAD/DEAH box helicase family protein — translated: MSKGFFPARPHSQPMIYSYEERNPEYRGLLKVGYTTIGVEQRVAQQYPTKRPDGKVPYHIVFAESAMYSDGGNFSDHDIHRALEARGHSREGGEWFRCTVDELRAAYIAVRDRVENVESRTRNFSMRPEQEEAVSKTIEYFRAAARERDNRAAKFLWNAKMRFGKTFAAYQLAKHLKLKKILILTFKPAVQSAWAEDIRSHVDFEGWQFISRDSELTWEKSDKKRPIVCFGSFQDYLGTGDNGGIKAKNEWVHTTNWDLVVFDEYHFGAWRDNAKRLFEHEDEDDYEMLDLEKYAQDEEANAINETWLPITTSRYLYLSGTPFRALNSGEFIEDQIYNWTYSDEQRAKKNWIEPPENPYAALPRMVMMTYKIPESIRHIAQEGEFDEFDLNLFFAAEGEKEKAQFTHKEYVQKWVDLIRGAYLDTMTDDLKLGARKPKMPYANNRLLAILTHTLWFLPTVASCFAMHNLLRKKNNRFFHDYAINVCAGSSAGIGAAALPPVLQSMGGDPLKTKTITLTCGKLTTGVTVKPWTGIFMLRNLSSPESYFQAAFRVQSPWEVDVSAEKKEIMKEECYIFDFALHRALRQIAEYSCRLDVHESNPEKKVEEFINFLPVIAYDGFSMNQISAGDVLNIAMAGTSATLLARRWESALLVNVDNDTLSRLMNNEKAMLALMSIEGFRSLNTDIETIINLSEKVKETKQREEKLNTQEKKILTEEEKTFNAKRKFIQEKLIKFATRIPIFMYLTDFREFSLKDVITQLEPNLFKRVTGIHVKDFELLVSLGVFNAGLMNDAVYKFKRYEDASLNYTGKNKHEDKSVGGYDTVLTSKEFRRLYGAQERSMTAVRQASPNYPAPAVDETEEDAPRPTKAKPAQKQPKKRP